In Deinococcus maricopensis DSM 21211, the sequence GCTCGCCGATGGGCGCGCCGCCCAGCAGCGCGCGCACACCCGCGCCCCGCAGGGCCGCGCGGAGCTTCGCTTGGAACGGGTCGATCTGGTCGGCGCGCAGGTACCGCTCGGGCAGGACGGTCACGCGCAGGTAACGGCGGTCGTCGCTGACGGACCGGCGCGTGAGCGTGGCGAGCGCCTCCAGGCTGCTGCCGAGGGTGGTGCCGGTGCGCAGTTGCTCGGGCGTGACGAACGGACTCACGACGGTGTGCACGCCTGGCACGGCCCGCAGGCGGTCCACGGCAGCCCGGAAGGTCGCGCGCGTGTCCGGACCGTACCGCTGGCCCGCGCCGAGGTCGATGATCACCTCGAACGAGGAGAGCACGCCGCCCGCACCGAGCGTCTGCACGTCCTTCAGGGCCGCGCGGGACTCCACGTTCTCCGTGAGGCCCCACGCGCCCGCGTACCCGGTGCGCATGTTCAGGGCGGGCGCGGCCAGCAGCAGCAGCAGCGCGGTGCTGGCCACCACGGCGAGCCACGGGCGGGCCGTGACGCGCCGCGCGAACACCGTCCACGCGGCGCTCACGCCGGCGTGCTGCGCGAAGGGCGCGCGCAGCAGCCGCGGGCTGTTCACGCGCTCCCCCAGCAGGGCCAGCAGGGCGGGCAGCGCGGTCACGCTCGCCAGGACGGTCAGCAGCACTGCGAGCACCCCGCCGATGCCCATGCTGCGCACGAACGCGATGGGCGGCACGATCAGGGCCGCCATGGCCACCGCGACGGTCAGGCCGCTGAACATCACGCTGCGTCCGGCGGTGAGGGCGGTGCGGTACGCGGCGGCGCGCGCGTCGTGGTCACGGGCGAGTTCCTCGCGGTATCGGTTCACCATCAGCAGGGCGTAGTCGATGCCCGCCCCGAGGCCCAGCAGCGTGATGACGCTCTGCGCGAAGGTGCTCACGTCCGTCAGGAACGTCAGGCCGTACAGGCATCCGAGCGCCACGGTGATGCTCAGCACGCCGATCACGAGCGGCAGGCCCGTGGCGACGAGCGCGCCGAACACCAGCAGAAGCACCACGCCCGTGAGTGGCAGCGCCGCGAATTCACTGCGTTTCGTGTCGTTTTCCGCGAGGGCGGTGAAGTCGTCCGCGATGGCCTGACCGCCGGTCACGCGGACGCCCAGCAGCGGGGGGGCGCGCTCGGCGAGCGCGCGAATGCGCGCCAGGGTCTCGCTCGCGCCGTCCCCCACCGGAATGAACGCGACGCTGAGGGTGCGGCGCTGGTCCGGGCTGACGGTCGGGTACACGCTCTGTGCGTCGTACGGCACGACGCGGGCCACGCCCTGCACGCCCTCCACAGCGCGCATGAACGCCGTGTACACGCGCCGGAAAGTGGGGTCGCTGGTGGGCACGGCGCTGCGCGTGACGAGCAGGACGCTGTTGGTGCTGCCCTCGCCGAAGCGCTCGGCGAGCAGGTTCGTCACGCGGGTGCTTTCGGCGTTCGGGAGGCTGCCGGGCGTGGCCGTCAGGCGGGCGGGCGTGCGCGCGGCGAACGGCGCGCTGAGGGCCGCCACGAGCGCCCACAGGATCAGCACGGCCCACGCGTGGCGGGTCACGAACCGGGCCAGGGTCTGCATGCCTGCAGTAGAGCACGCACCCGGACGTGCGCATGTCCCCGCGAAGGTACGCTGAGGGCATGCTGGACCTCGTGCCTGCCGCGCGCGCCTTCGCGCTGCCGTACTACGCCGAGCCGCACCGCGCGTACCACACGGCGGCGCACGTGGAGGCGATGCTCGAAGCCCTGCGCGTCCGGCGCGCCCTTACGCCCACGCTGGAGCTGGCCGCGTGGGGCCACGACCTCATCTACGACCCGCGCGCCACAGACAATGAGGCGCGCAGCGCGGACGTGTTCGGCGCGTGGCTCACCGCGAATGGCGCGCCCGCGCCGCTGGCCGAGGAGGTGCGCGCGCTGATTCTCGCCACGACGCATGACGCGCCGCCGTGTTCGCTCGCGGCGGCATTGTTCGTGGACGCGGACCTGAGTGTGTTCGGCGCGGACGAGCAGGCGTTCTGGGCGTACGAGCGGCACATCCGTCAGGAGTACGTGCAAGTGCCGTGGCTGGTGTACCGCACGGCGCGTATGCGGGTGCTGCGGCAGTTTCTGGACCGCGAGCCGCTGTACCGCACGCCCGCCTTCGCGGACCTGGAGGTGCCCGCGCGGGTGCACCTGCGGGCCGCGCTGGGGGCGCTGCGGCGCCGCTGGCGGGCGTAAACGAAGGCAGGCACCCGTGCGGGGTGCCTGCTGGGGCCGTGCAGGGTCAGTCGGCGGCGGTGCCGTGCTGGCCGAGCGCGGTGGCTTTCTTGGCTTCCTCGGCTTCCGCTTCGAGTTTCGCCTTGATCTTCTTCAGGACGAAGGAGCTTTCGCGTTCGCGCTGGTCGAGGACGCCGCGGATGAAGCGGATGTCTTCCTTCACGCCGGGGATGACGATCTGCTCGAGTGCGTTCACGCGGCGGCTGGTCTTCTTGATTTCCTCGCCGATGCGGCGCAGTTTCGTTTCGGTCGCGGCGACCTTCACGAGCGCCTGCATGACGCGGCCGAAGTCCTCGGCGGCCTGGATGGTGCGCGTGCCGACCGTGATGGGGCTGAAGCTCGCGGTGTTCTCGCGTTCCGGAACCTGAATTTTCGGGACCTTCACGCCGTAGATACTCTCGATCTGCATGTTGACCGCGTACTCGCCGCTCTGCGCGAGGCTGAGGCTCTCGACGGCCTCGGGGGAATCCCAGGCTTTCGCGGAGAACAGGCTCACGTACGCGCCCTTGCTGACGCTCGCGAGTTCCTCGCGGGCGGCGAGGGCGTCGCGGACGAGCGCGAAGAACTCACCGATCAGGGCGTCGCGTTTGCGTTTGAGCAGGTCGGCGCCGCTGTTCGCGGTTTTCAGGTTCGCTTTGCTGGCGAGCAGTGCGGTGCGGGTGGGGCTGATATCTGCCATGTGTTCACCTCCCTGCGGGGTGGGCTGAGGGCCTACCGATTCACGGTACACCCTCGCGGTGCGGCCCGCGTGAGCGGGCCGCGAAGGTCAGATGCGGTTACCGCGCCACATTTCGTCCATCTTCGTACCGTAGTACTTGTCGATGGCGTCGCGGCCGATACGGGTGAGCTGGCTCTGCGGGAGTTTGCTGAGGATGCCCCACGCGACCGTCAGGCTGTCGTCAATGCTGCGGTCCGCGTTGCCCTGGCCGATGAAGTACTGCTCGAAGTCCTCGGCGAAGCGCAGGTACAGCTTGTCGGTTTCGGTGAGGGCGTCCTCACCGGTGATGGCGACGAGCTTGCGCAGCTCCAGGCCGTTCGCGTACGCGGCGAACAGCTGGTCGGAAACGTTCTTGTGGTCCGCGCGGGTCTTGCCCTTGCCGATGCCGTTGCCCTGAAGGCGGCTGAGGCTCGGGAGGGGGTTGATGGGCGGGTTCACGCCTTTGGCGTTCAGCGCGCGGTCCACCACGATCTGACCTTCGGTGATGTAACCGGTCAGGTCGGGGATGGGGTGCGTGATGTCGTCGTCGGGCATGGACAGGATGGGGATCTGCGTGACCGAACCGGGCTTGCCTTCGATGACGCCGGCGCGCTCGTACAGCGACGCCAGGTCGGTGTACATGTAGCCGGGGAAGCCGCGGCGGCCAGGGATCTCTTCGCGCGCGCCGCCGATTTCGCGGAGCGCCTCGCAGTAGTTCGTCAGGTCGGTCAGGATGACCAGCACGTGGTAGCCGTGCTCGAACGCGAGGTACTCGGCGGTGGTGAGCGCCATGCGGGGGGTGAGCAGACGCTCGACGGCGGGGTCGTCGGCCTTGTTCAGGAAGAGGACCGAGCGGGCGAGCGCGCCGGTGCGCTCAAACTCCTGCGTGAAGAAGCTGACTTCA encodes:
- a CDS encoding V-type ATP synthase subunit D — its product is MADISPTRTALLASKANLKTANSGADLLKRKRDALIGEFFALVRDALAAREELASVSKGAYVSLFSAKAWDSPEAVESLSLAQSGEYAVNMQIESIYGVKVPKIQVPERENTASFSPITVGTRTIQAAEDFGRVMQALVKVAATETKLRRIGEEIKKTSRRVNALEQIVIPGVKEDIRFIRGVLDQRERESSFVLKKIKAKLEAEAEEAKKATALGQHGTAAD
- a CDS encoding V-type ATP synthase subunit B; translation: MTLLKKEYNDVAYISGPLLFVNAAADLAYGAIVEIRDGNGRTRGGQVIEVSEQNAVIQVFEETRGLDLATASVSLVEDVARLGVSKEMIGRRFDGLGRPIDGLPNVVAEKRVSINGQAMNPAARAKPEEFIQTGISTIDVNTSLIRGQKLPIFSGSGLPHNELAAQIARQAKVPGHEGDFAVVFAAMGLTQREVSFFTQEFERTGALARSVLFLNKADDPAVERLLTPRMALTTAEYLAFEHGYHVLVILTDLTNYCEALREIGGAREEIPGRRGFPGYMYTDLASLYERAGVIEGKPGSVTQIPILSMPDDDITHPIPDLTGYITEGQIVVDRALNAKGVNPPINPLPSLSRLQGNGIGKGKTRADHKNVSDQLFAAYANGLELRKLVAITGEDALTETDKLYLRFAEDFEQYFIGQGNADRSIDDSLTVAWGILSKLPQSQLTRIGRDAIDKYYGTKMDEMWRGNRI
- a CDS encoding HD domain-containing protein: MLDLVPAARAFALPYYAEPHRAYHTAAHVEAMLEALRVRRALTPTLELAAWGHDLIYDPRATDNEARSADVFGAWLTANGAPAPLAEEVRALILATTHDAPPCSLAAALFVDADLSVFGADEQAFWAYERHIRQEYVQVPWLVYRTARMRVLRQFLDREPLYRTPAFADLEVPARVHLRAALGALRRRWRA
- a CDS encoding MMPL family transporter is translated as MQTLARFVTRHAWAVLILWALVAALSAPFAARTPARLTATPGSLPNAESTRVTNLLAERFGEGSTNSVLLVTRSAVPTSDPTFRRVYTAFMRAVEGVQGVARVVPYDAQSVYPTVSPDQRRTLSVAFIPVGDGASETLARIRALAERAPPLLGVRVTGGQAIADDFTALAENDTKRSEFAALPLTGVVLLLVFGALVATGLPLVIGVLSITVALGCLYGLTFLTDVSTFAQSVITLLGLGAGIDYALLMVNRYREELARDHDARAAAYRTALTAGRSVMFSGLTVAVAMAALIVPPIAFVRSMGIGGVLAVLLTVLASVTALPALLALLGERVNSPRLLRAPFAQHAGVSAAWTVFARRVTARPWLAVVASTALLLLLAAPALNMRTGYAGAWGLTENVESRAALKDVQTLGAGGVLSSFEVIIDLGAGQRYGPDTRATFRAAVDRLRAVPGVHTVVSPFVTPEQLRTGTTLGSSLEALATLTRRSVSDDRRYLRVTVLPERYLRADQIDPFQAKLRAALRGAGVRALLGGAPIGEREFSRAITNAIPAAILTVFAGTFVLLMLAFRSLLVPLKSLLMNSLTVGAAYGVVTLVVQGGVLAGPLGIPQDVGVLDSTLPLILFAVMFGLSMDYEIFLLSRVHEEVLRGVPNDEAVVLAVGRTARIITSAALIMFIVFCAFIVGRVVANKSIGLGLAVAVLLDATVVRLVLVPAFLKLAGRWNWWLPPWLDRRLPHIHVEH